The following nucleotide sequence is from Cercospora beticola chromosome 2, complete sequence.
TTGGTCCGGATCATATTTCTTGCTGACTTCTTTCAAGAATTGCAAGTTGTGCGCTCCATAGCTTGCAAGCGGGTTTTGGAATGGTGCTGCGTAATTCAGGTACTCAAAAGGATAGCCGACATCGTGGACAGCGATGTATGTTTGGACCAGAGTTAGCCACTTCTGAACAGCAGAATTGACCTCGTTGTCGAAGCGAGCATCTTCCCTGCGGTTGCCTTTAGCTTGTGTCGCATACACGTTTGCAACACACTCACCACAATGGCATGAGAAACACAATTACTAAGCTCTTGGTCGTGTAATTCAAGCCCATGATGTTGCCGCCTTCGACCAGCCCGCGGTCATCATAAGCACGCGGAAGTGGCTCGTACTGAACATCCCAGGTCAGATCCGGAACATGGCTCAGCGTCTCGTAGACATCCCGCGTAATCTGGTGGATCTTCTCGAGTACGGGTACAGAGTCAATGGCCATCGGCTGTACCGTCACGGTTGCAAATGTGACCCTGCTCAGGTTAGATCGCGTCATGAGAGAGTTTGGAGAAAATCTCACCGAGCAACCGGCGGAATACTATTTGGAAAATCAGCGAACGTCGTCCAGCCCGTGCTGTTCGCCAGTTTGTTCCCTGAGAAAAGAGGATCGTAGGCCCATAGTGCCGAAGTCTCATCGACTGCATCAATCGAGGATACCCAGTTGATGATCTGGTCCTGGGATGAAGTTTTGGTGTGCACAAACTCGAGAGCCACCAACGAAGCGTCATCATCTCCTTCGGCCACCTTTTCGACAAACTGCTGAAAGGACTGAAAGGTCGTGTTTGTATCCGTTGCGGGAAGTGCGAAAAACCCTCCCCAGATCTTTTGGTCGTGCTTGAAAGTCGCAATGTCAAAGCTGGTGACGATGCCGAAGTTGTTGCCGCCGCCCTTCAATGCCATGAAGAGGTCACTGTCACTACTAGCATTGACGTTCCTTACCTCTCCCGAGGCGAGCACGATCTCGTAGTTGAGAACATTGTTCGCGACCCACCCAACCTTGGGAGTGAGCCACGAATACCCACCGCCCAGCACAAGACCTCCTACACCTACAGTCTTGACTCGACCGCCAGGGATTGCCACTCCGCTTCCGTTGAGCTGATTGTAGGCATGGCCCCAGGTACCTCCAGCGCCGAGTCGAGCGAAGCTTCTGTCGGGC
It contains:
- a CDS encoding uncharacterized protein (SMCOG1138:FAD linked oxidase domain protein~CAZy:AA7~antiSMASH:Cluster_8), whose translation is MALLKALGVALIALITFTTADVSQCCRNLENKLGAQSFYGHNDTDFAVQNTRWSTNARLNPTCIIKPHHAEHVAQAVTVLVEGECEFAIKAGGHTPWSGANSIDHGVVIDLSFLNRTALSPDRSFARLGAGGTWGHAYNQLNGSGVAIPGGRVKTVGVGGLVLGGGYSWLTPKVGWVANNVLNYEIVLASGEVRNVNASSDSDLFMALKGGGNNFGIVTSFDIATFKHDQKIWGGFFALPATDTNTTFQSFQQFVEKVAEGDDDASLVALEFVHTKTSSQDQIINWVSSIDAVDETSALWAYDPLFSGNKLANSTGWTTFADFPNSIPPVARVTFATVTVQPMAIDSVPVLEKIHQITRDVYETLSHVPDLTWDVQYEPLPRAYDDRGLVEGGNIMGLNYTTKSLVIVFLMPLWEDARFDNEVNSAVQKWLTLVQTYIAVHDVGYPFEYLNYAAPFQNPLASYGAHNLQFLKEVSKKYDPDQIFQRLVPGGFKLN